The following are encoded together in the Ictalurus punctatus breed USDA103 chromosome 1, Coco_2.0, whole genome shotgun sequence genome:
- the LOC108263299 gene encoding forkhead box protein J1-A-like yields MLSLNCIDLWPKGSVGLEEKVASPATKDLIESSGFNNSSFDNMDDSLTSLQWLQEFSILSDLGRQQVISTSHQNKLFEQQLGGEAPASPLPGDLASIGMPLTPDKPIATAIPALCTLPSMVAHGHCPDEVDYKTNPHVKPPYSYATLICMAMQASKKNKVTLSCIYKWITDNFCYFCHADPTWKKSIRRNLFLNICFRKVPRQKDESGKGSFWKIDPEYAERFLTGLIRSKGCLRA; encoded by the exons ATGCTGTCATTGAACTGTATAGATTTGTGGCCCAAGGGTTCAGTGGGACTGGAGGAAAAAGTAGCCAGTCCTGCTACAAAGGACCTAATCGAAAGCAGCGGTTTCAACAACAGCAGTTTTGACAACATGGATGACAGTCTGACCAGTCTGCAGTGGTTGCAAGAGTTCTCTATCCTTAGTGACCTTGGAAGGCAACAAGTGATTTCTACTAGCCATCAGAACAAACTCTTTGAGCAGCAGCTGGGTGGAGAAGCTCCTGCGTCTCCTCTACCAGGCGACCTTGCCTCCATAGGCATGCCACTGACCCCTGATAAGCCCATAGCAACAGCAATTCCTGCCTTGTGCACTCTGCCCAGCATGGTTGCACATGGCCACTGCCCAGATGAGGTTGACTACAAGACAAACCCTCACGTCAAGCCACCATACTCATATGCCACCCTAATTTGTATGGCTATGCAGGCAAGCAAGAAAAACAAAGTCACACTCTCCTGTATCTATAAATGGATCACTGACAACTTCTGCTACTTCTGCCATGCTGATCCCACCTGGAAG aAGTCCATCCGTCGCAATCTCTTCCTGAATATATGCTTCAGAAAAGTTCCAAGACAGAAGGATGAGTCTGGAAAGGGTAGCTTCTGGAAGATTGATCCGGAATATGCTGAACGTTTCCTGACTGGGCTTATAAGAAGCAAAGGATGCCTACGTGCGTGA
- the zgc:92606 gene encoding gamma-aminobutyric acid receptor-associated protein-like 1, translating into MSCQYQRSVPFEFRKLEGERVRAKHPDKIPIIVERAARSRAPELDKKKYLVPSELTVGQLCFLIRQRISIRPEEALFFFVKNSLPPSSCPLSVVYEEHHEKDLFLYMTYSNESVYGA; encoded by the exons ATGAGTTGCCAGTACCAGCGCAGTGTTCCGTTCGAGTTCAGGAAATTGGAGGGAGAAAGAGTTCGTGCCAAACATCCAGACAAAATTCCG atCATTGTAGAGAGAGCTGCTAGATCACGTGCCCCTGAACTTGACAAAAAGAAATACCTTGTTCCATCAGAGCTGACAG TTGGCCAGCTGTGCTTCCTGATCAGACAGCGAATCTCCATAAGGCCAGAAGAAGCTCTCttcttttttgttaaaaattccCTTCCTCCTTCCAGCTGCCCGCTTTCTGTTGTATATGAG GAACACCACGAGAAGGACCTGTTCCTGTACATGACCTACAGCAATGAGAGTGTGTACGGTGCCTGA